The window CATGGTGGTGAACACGTCAATGCCGGCATCCAGCAGTTCATTGATATCCTGCCAGCGCTTTTCATGGCGGCTGCCCGGCATATTGGCATGCGCGAATTCATCCACTAGCACAATCGCGGGCTTTTGCTCAAGCACCGCATCCAAATCCATTTCTTCTAAATGCTGCCCCTGATATTCAATGGCTTTCCGCGGAATCAGGCGCAGGCCAGCCAGCAGGTTTTCTGTTTCCGCGCGGCCATGGGTTTCAACATAGCCAATGACAATGTCCTTGCCCTGCAGGGCAAGCTCATGCGCCCGCACCAGCATGGCAAAAGTTTTGCCTACGCCCGGCGCGGCGCCTAAAAATATGGTCAAGCGCCCGGACTGGTAGCGCTGGGTGTGCTGCAGCAGCGCATCCGCTTTGTTATTTCTGTTTTCGCTCATAATCGCTTCATTTTTGTCATATCCATACAGCGGTTTCCAATGCGCCAAGCCGGCTGGACTGGAATCTGAAGGCAAATACCCTCAAATTCAGCCCAGCCGGCGCTGGCGTTTACTGCATGCGGTCCAAGGCCAGATTCAGCTCCAGCACATTGACTCTTGCCTTGCCTAAAACGCCCCAGTCCGGCTGAATGGTCTGCTGCTGCACCAAATCCAGCACCGCCTGCTCAGGCAAATGCCTTGCTTCAGCCACGCGCCGTACCTGAATCAGCGCTGACGCCGCGCTGATTTCAGGGTCTATGCCGCTGCCGGATGCTGTCACCAGATCTGCAGGAATGCGCTCTTCCGCAACTTGCTCCTGCGCAGCAATGCGCTTCAGGCGCTCCTCAACCGCCTTATGCAGCTCAGGATTGGTTCTGGCCAGATTGCTGCCGGCCATGGCCATCGGGTCATAATTGGCTGCCGAGGG is drawn from Acinetobacter sp. WCHAc010034 and contains these coding sequences:
- the kdpC gene encoding potassium-transporting ATPase subunit KdpC gives rise to the protein MNIENNPLIQPSAASLARASLGLTAIALGLCGLLYSAAAAGLGQALFPDQANGSMIVENDRILGSSLVAQPFAQAKYFHPRPSAANYDPMAMAGSNLARTNPELHKAVEERLKRIAAQEQVAEERIPADLVTASGSGIDPEISAASALIQVRRVAEARHLPEQAVLDLVQQQTIQPDWGVLGKARVNVLELNLALDRMQ